DNA from Corynebacterium stationis:
ACTTTGATGTTTGGTTTCCGCAACCTCGTGGAAATTATCGGCCGCATTGGCCCCGTCATCGTCATCGTTATTGGCATCGTCGCGCTATGGGTAGTTGTTGAGAATTTCGCAGCGCTTGCCGATGTCCCCGAAAACCTTGCCCAGTACCAACCCGCCAAGGCGAGCGAGAACTGGTTTATCGGCACTATTTTGTACAGCACCGCCATCTTGATTATCGCAGTGCCTTTTCTTACCAGCCTTGGCCGCGAAGACCGCTCGCTGCGTTCGACCGTTCGCCCAAGTATTCTCACCGGCTTTCTCTACGGCGGGGTCATGGGCCTGTGCGCGCTGGCACTACTTGCCACACTGCCCATGGTCTATGACGAAGCAACGCCCTTGGTCATGCTCGGCATCGATCTCGCGCCGTGGCTCGGCTACGTGTTCTCAATTATTACCCTTTTGGGCATTTACTCCACCGCCGCCCCCATGCTGTGGACCGTCGCCGACCAGTTCCCGCTGAAGTCCCGCCGCACCTATGCCATTGTCTGCCTAGCGCTAACCGTCGTCGCACTCATTGGCGGTTTGAAGCTGCCTTTCGCTGAGCTGGTCGGATTCGTTTACCCATCCATCGGCTACTTCGGCCTCGTCTTCTTCGGCTGCCTAGCCTACCGTCAGATTAAGTCACGGTTGGCACACCGCTAGGACCAACGATCAAGTAAAGAAAATAGCCGCAGCCAGTATTTCTACTAACTGCGGCTATTTGAAATTGGTAGCGGGGGCAGGATTCGAACCTACGACCTCTGGGTTATGAGCCCAGCGAGCTACCGAGCTGCTCCACCCCGCGCCGATTGTCATCAACATTGCATGTCAATGGCACGGCGTTAACCATATCAACAACCTTGTTTCTATCCAAATCTGCTCGATCTAAGTCTTAACCGCGCAGGCATTTGAGCAGTTCCACGAACATGCTAGTGCCGACACAGTAACGGTAAAACCATGACCGTCATACAGAGCGAGAAATTTTCTCGCGGAAATTCAGTGAGCTGTACCCACGATCACTCTTTTATGAACGCCACCAACTATTGCTCTTCGGGCGTTCCACCGGGCTGATAAGCAGCGCTGCACGCACACCAAATGTCACCAGAGTTCCTGCTAATGCGGAGCACTCCGGTGCCGTCAGCAACCACAAAGCTGTGCCGAGCCGACAACTTTGTGCCAACAGCGCGAACCCAAACAGCATGTTTTAACAAACCTAGCCAACAATACTTGTGAGCTTTAGAGACCACCTACCCGATCTGCACGCGAGATTGCAGGGCTAGTCCATGCCTCACCAAAGACTATCGAGCGCGCATCTGTGACAGAAACTGGTGAGACTTTCCAGGAACGGCGCATGCAGGAGCACACGACTAAGGCCAAGCAGCTCATCATCGATGGTCTCCCATGCATGCCATCGCTCTGCACGTTGGCTATTCCACGGCTAGCGCTTTCGGCCGCGTCTTCAAAAAGCGCACGGGTCTCTCCCCGAGTGCCTATTTCAAAGAGCATGTCAGCGCTGGCGTACGGATTTGATCACTTCTCTGGCAGCCCACCAGCCGGGCATGCCATGTACCCCGGCACCGGGTGGAGTTGCACCAGAGGCCATGAATAGTCCAGGTCGCAGCGTATAAGGGTGCAAGGAAATATTCGGGCGCATGAGTGCTTGCCTCCCAGCCATGGAACCACCGGCGATATCCCCGCCAATCAAGTTGGGATTCCACTGTTCCAAATCGCGCGGGGACCTAGCCACTGCCTCCACAATTGTGTCGCGAAAGCCCGGCGCGAAACGCTCAATCTGACAGGTGATGAGTTCGCGGATCTCTCCCGGATAGCTCTCGACATATCCATGTGGCACATGCGCATAGGTCCACAAGGTTTTCCCGCGCGAGGGGTCAGCAACAAATTGCTGGCAGACCATCACAAATGGTTGCTTCGGCATTCGTCCGGCGGCTACTTCGCGTTCGGCATAGCTGATTTCTTCTACGCGGCCACCGATGTGCACGGTTGCAGCTTGTCCCACGCGCGAGTCTTTCCACGGCACGGGCGCATTGAGCAGGAAGTCAACCTTGTATGCTGCGGGACCGTACTTCCACTTGTGGAATTGCTTAACCCGCTTCGCCGGTAGGTTAGTTCCTTTTAGCGCAAGAACCTGCCGTGGGGTGAGATTTAAGATAATGGCATCGGCAGGTCCAAACTCGCCCAAGTCACGCACATTGATGCCGGTATGAATCTGTCCACCGTTGGCACGAATGACAGAAACCAAAGCATTTACGATGGCCTGAGTACCGCCTTCGGCAAAAGGCCAACCGCGGCTCATGCCGAGGGCGCCAAATAAAATGCCAAAAGCGGCCGTGAAAGGCCGGTCAGGAGAGGTAACCGCGTGCACAGCACTGCTGGCGAGCAAGGCCTTTGCCTGCTCCGTTTTAAACAATGCCTTCCCCAATAAAGAAGCCGGCGCCAGCGCCGGGAGACCAAAGCGCACAAGGTGCGATGGGTGCGGTGGCATTTGCAGCACCGGTTGTAAAAGGTTCGCAAGATGCTTATCGATGCCCCCTACCACCTGCCCGTGCAACCGAGTCCACGCCTTATTATCTACGCCTAGTCCGGCGGCGGTTTCTTCTAAAGAATTCCACAAGATTGCTGTTTCGGCCTTATCGAGTGGATGCGCCATCTCAATAGGTGCGTTCATCCACGTTAACCCGTGTTCTTCAAGCTTCAATTCGCGGAAAGCGGGACTTGCCACACCGAAAGGATGGCCAGCGGCGCCTAAGTCGACGGTTGCGCCGGCGAAAAGCTGCGTTGACGAACGCGCTGCACCGCCGGGAGTGGATGCTGCTTCATAGATATCAACATCCCATCCAGCTTTCAGCAGCCGGGCCGCGGCGGTAAGCCCGTTAGGGCCTGCGCCGACGACAACTGCACGAGGATTACCACTCATAGGACCTAGACTACGGCCTTAGTCGCCTTTGGCAATTGTGTCTTGATTTTCCGTTGCTAAGGTCTACTAGGGCTAGGGCGCAGATAACTTCGCAGTGCGTCCACCATCAACCACTAAGACTTCACCGCTGACGAACCTGGAGCTATCGCTCGCAAGAA
Protein-coding regions in this window:
- a CDS encoding helix-turn-helix domain-containing protein, with translation MHAIALHVGYSTASAFGRVFKKRTGLSPSAYFKEHVSAGVRI
- a CDS encoding phytoene desaturase family protein, producing MSGNPRAVVVGAGPNGLTAAARLLKAGWDVDIYEAASTPGGAARSSTQLFAGATVDLGAAGHPFGVASPAFRELKLEEHGLTWMNAPIEMAHPLDKAETAILWNSLEETAAGLGVDNKAWTRLHGQVVGGIDKHLANLLQPVLQMPPHPSHLVRFGLPALAPASLLGKALFKTEQAKALLASSAVHAVTSPDRPFTAAFGILFGALGMSRGWPFAEGGTQAIVNALVSVIRANGGQIHTGINVRDLGEFGPADAIILNLTPRQVLALKGTNLPAKRVKQFHKWKYGPAAYKVDFLLNAPVPWKDSRVGQAATVHIGGRVEEISYAEREVAAGRMPKQPFVMVCQQFVADPSRGKTLWTYAHVPHGYVESYPGEIRELITCQIERFAPGFRDTIVEAVARSPRDLEQWNPNLIGGDIAGGSMAGRQALMRPNISLHPYTLRPGLFMASGATPPGAGVHGMPGWWAAREVIKSVRQR